One Sparus aurata chromosome 23, fSpaAur1.1, whole genome shotgun sequence genomic window, GTTTACTCCCTGATATGTATTAATGATAAATAATGGATGTGTGTCATCAGGAAATTAATGTTTCTCTGCTCAGGATTAattttaattcatattttttattacCTTTGATTACTTCTTAATGTCACTGCATCTTCTACCTTTCTTATTTTATTCTAGTttacttatttttctttatttttgtcctGTTTGTCACTGATGTTAGTATTTATTCCTTTTTCTGTAttacttttgttgtgtttttgtttctttattcttATAATACTTGGATATCTCAGCGGTTTCTGGCACAAGAATTTCCTTCAGGATTTTTTGTGGAGAGCAAGATGATGAAAGTCTAATGAAGTTTGCATAAAGAGTCCTTTTAAGTTCAACATCAGGCTACTTTTAGTTGTAGTGGAGTGTTTTCACAGTCTGGTATTAGTAGTTAGACTGCAGTAAGAGCATCTGAATCCTTCCTCGTCGTCTTTTCAGGGTCGGGAGGGGATGACGTGTTATTACCTGACCCACGGCTGGGCGGGGCTCATCGTCATGGTGGAGAACAGACATCCCAAACATCACCTCCACGTGTCGTGTGACTGCAGCGACAGCTTCAACGTGGTGTCGACACGCAGCAGCCTCAAAGCCATCGACAGCATCCCTCCCCTGCACAGGTTCACTGCAACACACAGCGCTGCTCATCCATCAGGCTGAGAGAAAGTTACTGATGACGAACGATTCATTAAGAATTCATTAGAAGTTCACCTCTGTATTCGTCTCTCAGACAGGTGCTCGTGGTTTTATCTCAGCTGGAGGGAAACGCTGGATTCTCCATCACTCACCGGCTGGCTCACCGTAAAGCCGTGCAGGCTTCTCTGGGAAACTGGAGTCCCTCGAAGGCAACACACAGTCCTGCTCTGAGCCCCGAGACAGCAGGTCTGCACCAGCCTCGCCCCCTCTGACGGCTGCCACGTCACAGATCTGTTCATACCCTGTACATGAGATCACAACATGGAGGCAGCTTCCAACACTGTAGGAAACACACGCGTTCGTCTCATCTGACTGTCGCTTCGATTGAAAAACTTCCTAtaaatgttgaactgttttgcAAAGAGACGATCATATTTAGAGAGCAGGCTGAGCGCTGTTAGAGAGTCGGAGCTCCTCTGAGACGCAGATTATCTCACTGGTTCagtttcagctttttaaagggacagttcacccagaaGTGTAAATGAAGTCATTATTGCAAACTTGTTCTGATAATCAATGAATTATTAGAGTAATTTTTCCTGCAAATATGacagaaaatgctgttttttcacCCTTTGTTGAGTATTTCACTGGATTATAAACAATGTAACTCACAGGACAGATGTTTCAGTCTCTTATAACTCTTTgtgagaaacactgaaatgaTCTGGAAACGTTTTCTCGCTCACAGATCCAGTAATATCCCAGTACAGACTCGTGATCTCAATGCTTATAATCGTCCAGCCTGCCCACCGATCGATACAACCACAGGTGAGTCAGACAATGAGGatttgaaatgtgtgtgaagCCACAAAGTGAGATTATTGATTCGGTCAGAGCAGCTCTTCCTCACGCCAACGTCCGGTCCACAAACACAAGTTGCACATTCCTCCACAAAGACATTAGAAGTGAACACATGAAGCACTTtatattttaaacacatttcagatcACAGGCTGGTCTTCAGGTCCAAACCGTCTTAATTGCACTGGTGATAGATTATTAGGAGTTATTAGTTAGTCGTGTCTGAACTGGCTGCCAACAAACCCGCCgtgtgtttctcctcctcagtACTCTTCGGTCTTCAGCGACACATGTAGGGTGTTTAAATAAGGTTTTAGTTTTAGAGCGGAGACTCGCTGTGTGACAGCATTAGCACTTTATGAACTTTATGATGGATTCTCGTGTTTTCAAACTGCACAGcggagaaaatgttttgtgcatTTCAGAATTCCAGAATCACCATCGTATTGTTAGAGAACATGTAAACTatgcaaatgtttgaaatgatgCTTCGTCGATTAAAACATGTATAACTCTTTATCTTTGGCTTATCTATGTCATTATATTTATGGGGATAAAACAgaatttttatgtattttctgctgattattccattttatttatttattcattaagtTACTTTATTTTAGAacagacttgtttgtttgtatttttccatAAACCAAAGCTTCActgttgtttagtttgtttgttgagAAACATTCAAATATACAAACGATGCAGACGTGAAGTCAACATGATGAAACAAGAAtatgaatttaaataaataaataactattttttttaaaaacagaattggGGGAAATAAACGTCATTTATACAAAATTATAATTTATAAAATTCATCATTATGCAAAACTTGTAGACTTTGGttgtattactatttaatgtttaaaattctTAGTCTTAAATTATGATTGACAGGTTGGAGGGATGGATGTTTGTGAAACTTACCATTTAAAAAGTCTTCaattaaatttgacattttccatgttcataaattacattttgacacAATTTTAATATGATTAGTTTATATATAATCTTTgagtcaaaacaaaactgaatgtaaacaactttcaaatgattttctgcttcagtgttttaaaacattacatttgttttataaaattgaaaaatgtggaaaatattGTAAAAGAATAAGTAtataatggaaaataaaatcaatgaaataaaatcttgaaatAAAGATTTGACActtttttgttatattataaCTTTTATAGAATAtgtttaatattaacaataattaacataaagaaataaatacatgcaatgtgttttatgaatatatatttgtatgtttttgtatttttatgtttcgctgtttttaaagatttgaaatacagaaaaatttattttatcatgaaTAGTTTTTGCATACACTTAATTTTTAGAATGTAACTGTAACAGtacataatgtaatatttttaatatttaaaaacaatttaaaaaatacaatgaaaatgttatttataaTATCAGTATCTGTACAtacatatttttcatttgtaaaattatttgtattttatattacatctttataatataaaatatataatattaaatataaaaagacaTCTAAAATTGAATCTTAAAAGTATTTGTTATTACATTTGTAATagtttaaataattatttatatattttatatatattacttttttcttgaagcttttttgtttttaatttaaagatataataatTGGTTTCAattgtttgctgtttttaatttcgaaatatacatttgtttatgtgtatatatagtgcatttttttattttacacaatcATTTTACTATAACATCtctaatttataataattataataaataaaatagcaaTACACATCTACATTAACAATGAAACGTGTGGGTTTACAATAACATTCACATTATTATATGTGCATAgatgtatatttttattttatgtatttatgatCTAAAAACTGTCACTATTGTTGGGCGTGTCTTCTGATGACGCGTTTTCCGTCACTGATGAAAACCAAAACATCTGCTGGCTGCAGGATGAACAACTTGTAGCTCGACAGTTAGCCACCGAGCTAAACTAcagcagcagctagcagctCCGCAGAATACAGCGTTCATTCATCCAGGAGGTCACACTGCAGCCGCACAGGTGACAGTCCGACGTTATTGATTATGTGACGCTGCAGGTACAGTTAGCTTAACGTGATAAACGTGTCGTCATCAGGAGCGTTAGCTGGTGAGCGCTGAGGTGTGTTAGCTTCATGATGGCAGCCAGGCTAACTGTAGGGACGAACTGCGACACGGACGTTAGCAAAAGAATCAATGTTGAACTGTTGAAACATCATAGgggaagctaacgttagctacatgCTAACGAGCACAGTTTAGATGTAATGTTGGCTCAGAGGGAGACAtgacagcctgtgtgtgtgtgtgtgtgtgtgtgtgtcgtctaATGACAGCAGAGACAAACATCAGTGACGTGTTACAGCCAGGTACAGTTCACACctggtggctgtgtgtgtgtgtgtgtgtgtgttttacaccATGTTTGATATTTAGTATCGAGTCCAAAATGTGAGCtgaatataaatattattattattattatattttataatgagTGTTCACTTTTATTGGCTCTCAagatttaaaatttaaaaatatatatttgttgtGACATTAATAACCATAAGCATGATGTTATATATCGAAATACTttttacctttaaaaacaaaaatagacgttgatatttatttattatgtcaaTAAtattatgtacatatatattttatattttcattcataCAATAATTTTTACATTGTCATATAGTATGTGTAATACAGTATGATTAACATCTACAAATCAGAAATATTagattttaaattgtattatATCTTAGAtatatttttctcacttttttaagttattttttttatatgaatatcTAGTGTTTAGCTTTATTTGTTGTCAAAGTTTTTAGTttgagaaaatatatatttgtatagTTATTATgattaggtgtgtgtgtgtgtgtatgtgtgtgtgtgtgtgagacatggATTAAGTTATTAAGTGGATCATTAATAACTGCagtatcaccagactccattaaaatttgtttgattttaagagttgttgccTCACGAGCAGAATCTTAATGTTGGttcttcttgtaaattcagcattaaatacaAATCAAGATGTTTTCCTTCCTTGTAGAAAAGTGTCAATTTAATTGGTTCTATTATCAGTAGATATTGTTTTAATGACGTTCATGCTTGTTGTCTCCCTTGTTTACATTGTGATTCGATGATTAAATCAGCAGCTCGTTTACACACTGGATGATATATTAACTTCACCTGTTCTTTGGTTCTTGTCGTCTCAGTTTCCGTCCCGCCCGTCCGATCCGAGCGTCAGGATAGGGAAGCAGAGTGAAGGGGCAGCTGCCGCCGGAGCAGCGAGCCTGGTGGACAAGATGTCTGAAAGCCCGGAGAAGAGCGCCTCGGTGTCGGCtcaggagctgaaggagcaggGGAACCGCCTGTTTCTGAGCCGCAAGTACCTGGAAGCTGCTGCCTGCTACAGCAAAGCCATCGTGAGTGAGGACAGAGTGACGGGGAGCAGCTgcaggctgctgtttgtttgagaCAGAAATAAAGTAATGTATGTTTAAATAAGGCTGATCGGTGCGCACAATCAAAGTCAGCGGACAGCTGGTAGAATAAAGAAATGGACAATATACAGTGATTGTCATGGGTATAAAGAAATGGTGTAAAGTTGTGTTTACTGTAACAGTTCAGATGTGATTATAGAAGGAAGGTTTTACTCTTCAGAAGCTGAATGAACGCAGCGATGTAAAACTGAATGTTTCCACTGATCAGTCGTCAGTTTACAACTCTGGGAGAAGTTGAGCGTCGGTTATTGGATCATGAATCTGTGTCGGCAGATTCTCTGAGCTGTTGGCATGTTTATCTGGAGAGTAAAAGTTctatcggtgcatctctacagTGCACGTCTCCGGTCTTGTCCCCTCTCTCAGACCCACAGTCCGTCCGTCCCGGCGTACTACACCAACAGAGCGCTGTGCTacgtgaagctgcagcagtacGACAAAGCTCTGTCCGACTGCAGACACGCTCTGGAGCTGGACAGCCAGTCGGTCAAAGCTCACTTCTTCATGGGTCAGTGTCACCTGGAGATGGAGAACTACGACGAGGCCATCGGCAACCTGCAGAAAGGTACGACGGATTGAAGTCCACGAGTCTGTTCTAAACAACATCAGACCTACAgctcatctgtgtgtttttgttctagCTTATAACCTGGCGAAGGAGCAGCGTCTGAACTTCGGCGACGACATTCCCAGCGCTCTGCGGGTAGCCAAGAAGAAACGGTGGAACagcctggaggagaggaggatcaACCAGGAGAGCGAGCTGCACGCCTACCTCAGCAAACTCATCCAGGCCGAGAAGAAGAGGCACGCTGACCCCCGGAAACAGACAGATTCATGTGTTGTCTTCttgttcctttttaaaataaagtgtgtttgGTTTAACCTGCAGGGAACTGGAGGGCTGCAGACGGAAACAAGAAGACAAGTCAGACGACAGCAGAGTTCAGCACAACCTCAACGAGATCCACACCAAACACGTACGTTTATTTAGAATGAACCTGACTTACAAACcggttttttttaacatgacatgaaaagagagcagagagaaaagagtcTTTGTCCGGCTGCAGAGACAGAAGAAACTACGATACGATGATTACCATCATTTTGGATTCTTAGTCAGTTCCTGTCAAGAAATCAAATAAGCATTCAGTTTAGATTTTCAGATTCAAAGTCTGTATCAGTATCAAATTGAATCGTGTAATTGGAGATTCAATTTGACTTTCAAAGATTTGtccatcaccagttttactCCACCGAGTTGAGCCGAGCCACACCGGTGATGGTTCTGCTCCAGAGTAGGTCCAAACCTCCAGCACCACCTCCAAACGGGCTGCAGTGACGTCTCTCGACTGCAGCTGACCCGGAACAAACACCCTGTCAGCTGGTTCATgtgttcataataaaagcttttagtAGACTAAATAACGGGGTTTTACCATGAAGAGGTAAAGAGGAAATGAAACCTGTTTGTAGCTGAATTAGCGGAACCACTTTGTTAGCGATGATCTTCGATAGTACTGTGAGGAGACAGAGCGGTACTGTTTAAGGCCCACATGGTGGATATGAGAGAGAGTTTCCTGTTTCTGCTTCATATGAGAAAAAACCTCCCAGTAGAACCTTTTAAAGGCAGGATTAATGTTGTGCTTTAagaaaaagatgaatatttgTCACAAGTGTATCAATAAATCAACTGTCTTCCTCCAGAATTCTTACATAAATAGCTCAGTGATCATTAGAGGCTTCGTGGAAACAGACTTGTGTTCAGTTCTTCAGGTGAACCTGAGACAGAGTTTGTCTGCGgctgctgactgtgtttctcCTGCAGGACAAATATCTGTCAGACATGGAGGAGCTGTTCTGTCAAGTGGAC contains:
- the LOC115576243 gene encoding E3 ubiquitin-protein ligase CHIP-like, whose amino-acid sequence is MSESPEKSASVSAQELKEQGNRLFLSRKYLEAAACYSKAITHSPSVPAYYTNRALCYVKLQQYDKALSDCRHALELDSQSVKAHFFMGQCHLEMENYDEAIGNLQKAYNLAKEQRLNFGDDIPSALRVAKKKRWNSLEERRINQESELHAYLSKLIQAEKKRELEGCRRKQEDKSDDSRVQHNLNEIHTKHDKYLSDMEELFCQVDEKRKKREIPDFLCGKISFELMREPCITPSGVTYDRKDIEEHLQRVGHFDPVTRSPLTQDQLIPNLAMKEVIDAFILENGWVEDY